From the Polaribacter tangerinus genome, the window TTTTGAAGCTTCAAAATAAATAGTGTTTAGTTTTAAGGTTACTTAAAATATTATCTGTTAACTCCTTTTTTACTTAACCATCTTTGGTACTTAATTGCGTTTCTGTTATGTTGATAGAGTGATTTAGAAAATTCATGAAAACCAATTTTTTCAATACTTGCACACATATAAAAGTAAGCGTGTTTTTCAGCATTTAAAACAGCATCTATGGCCGATACGTCTGGCATAGCTATTAGCGTTGGTGGTAATCCTTTGTGTTTGTATGTGTTGTATTTAGAGGGCAGTTCTAAATCTTTGGTTAATACTCTTTTCACACTATAATCTTGTCCTTTTTTTTCTCTAATAGCATAAATAACTGTTGGGTCGGCTTGTAATGGCCAGCCATTTTTTAATCTGTTTAAATACAACCCAGCTATAGTGGGTCTTTCAGAATTTTGTGCAGTTTCTTTTTGCACAATAGAGGCAAGTGTAATAACTTCATTTATAGTTAAATTAATAGCCTTAGCTTTCGCTATTCTCTCAGAATTCCAAAAACGTTTGTACTCCTTTAACATTCTATTTCTAAAGTTGTCGGCAGAAATTGTCCAGTAAAATTCGTAACTATTAGGTATAAACATTCCTAAAACAGATTTTTCAGTAAAGTTATTTTCAGTTAAAAATTTCTTATCTAAAAAAGAGTCTAATAATGAAATGGAGTCAGCTGCAATTTGATGAGAAATTCTTCCTGCAAGTTTTTCTAGAGTGTCTTGGTTGTTAAAAGCAACTTTTACTGGTGTTTGGTTGCCAACACGCAACATATTTACAATTTCATTGTTAGACATTCCTTTTTTTAAAAGGTAACATCCAGGTTTTGGTTGTTTTAAGTTTTTTTGAGCGGCAACAAATAAAAAGGTGTTTTTATGTGAAGAAAAAGGACTCATTTTTTCTTTTACATTTTGTAAGTTGTCCGAAGGATAAACAA encodes:
- the mltG gene encoding endolytic transglycosylase MltG, whose translation is MSKKFIIAVISTILFVGIVISYNYYQKIFGETITKTTLLFVYPSDNLQNVKEKMSPFSSHKNTFLFVAAQKNLKQPKPGCYLLKKGMSNNEIVNMLRVGNQTPVKVAFNNQDTLEKLAGRISHQIAADSISLLDSFLDKKFLTENNFTEKSVLGMFIPNSYEFYWTISADNFRNRMLKEYKRFWNSERIAKAKAINLTINEVITLASIVQKETAQNSERPTIAGLYLNRLKNGWPLQADPTVIYAIREKKGQDYSVKRVLTKDLELPSKYNTYKHKGLPPTLIAMPDVSAIDAVLNAEKHAYFYMCASIEKIGFHEFSKSLYQHNRNAIKYQRWLSKKGVNR